The DNA region CTagggggcatcagctgtgtagccgagtgatcatagggtcaaaagagcagcaataggtgagtcagggtgctgCTCGGTAGTCGGGACAAAggcgttagctaacagtagccactcgtttgcagctagctagcGGCAATGATCTGGAGTAATGATTCGGTGTAATAATCCAGAGCGGCAGGAATCCAGTGATATTTGTTTTTGTGATATTTGCTTTTGTTTGGGTCCTAATGCCCCCCTCAGCATTTAGCAACAATTGCATTTAATGGGCTAGTTTTGACACAAGGCTCTTATTCTATATTTATATAAagaatgaaaaataaatatatttatttgataTCCTTTATTGAAAAACACATGTACAGTTAAATGTCAACATGGGCACAGTTTATTACAAGTACAAGACGTTCAGTCTATAAAATATGCAGATTAACAAGAGAGAACAATAAAGTAATGAGGACAAAGGGTTGGGGCAGGTGACAAATAAAACAACTTTATATGTTACTCAATCTGGAGACTTTTGTTCTGATGCCCTAGTTCACTGAGATCATCCAGTATTTCCCCCAACATCTCGTCTGGTTCTTTGCGACCTACTGTATCTCTGGTGTTGGGCCACTGTGCTGTAGACCACATCATCTGGTTCTGCTGCCTGTAAAAGAGGaggaaaataaacacacacacacacacacacacgcgtgcgaaTAACTTAGTCAAATCATCAACACAGTAGAGCAGCTTTTTATGTATGTGCCAATTCAAGTTCTGCTTTTCTGCTTTTCAAGACAGAAAACGTTTTCAATATGACTAGCTGTGGTTATGTGTTTATTTAGTTTAATGTTTACCCTTTGTGCTGTCCTGTGCTGCATAGGAATCACAGTGCTGTACAAGTCACCATGTCTCTCAGGGTTTAGGTCCtatgtggtggaggagagagagcaacaTGATCACATGAactcagtgagagacagacaatgttaactttcactttGAGTTGGGTTGGTGTGGGTTGGGTTGAGTTTGAGGTGGGTTAAGTTGGTTTGCAGAGGGTTTAGGTTGGGTTGGAGGGGGTTGGGTTGAGTTTGAGGTGGGTTAAGTTGGGTTGCAGAGGGTTTAGGTTGGGTCAAAGGGGGGTTGGGGCAAAAGGGTTAAGTTTAACCTGTTTTGCTGTTCCTCTGATGTAACTCACAGTACTGTAGGTAATGTCCTTCTCAGGGTCAGCAGGCTGCTgaaggcatgaaacacaaaccgTGTTAACATTTAACAGTTTTACAGTACGCCATAGAAGGATGTTGTACCTCATGCATAGTGACATGAATTAGAAAATGTTTTGATTGAATAACACAAAATGTGTTATTGTTCAAGTGTCAGTAGTTGTGGTGAATGATTTGAGGAAGTCTGTTCTGGTCAATGATGTACACTTAGTGCAGGACTAAATAAAACTCTTTATTTTTAATACTACACATAAGCGATCGGGTTGATTTAAAATGCTTGTTATGACTAACTACTTACCAAAGAGAGCCCTATAATAtcaaggagagaaaggaacagatGTGTGAGAAGATAACATGATCATAGCTTACTACTGAGGTGTTTGCTGGTTGGTCCTTTGCCTTCTTGTCCTCTGAAATAAACAAAAGAGGATGTTGGTACTAATGAACTCTGATGTCAAACCTTTCATTTGTAGAAGCAACAACCCTTCTGTATTTATAATATTCTGCAAATGACATTAGTCATAAACATGACAATTTTTTACATAATTTTAACAATTACTTACTATGTTTTCTCAACATCTTCAATGTGACCAAGGTAACAGCTATCAACACCACCAACAGGCTCAGAGGAATGAACAGGACTTCCAGCAAACTGGAATATAAAATACAATCAAATTGAATATATAGATAACCACAGGCATGGTGGTAAATGCTTAAGCAAGAACATTTAAGGAAGATGtttcattttgtatacatttttctTTATCTAAAAATGAAACAGACAGATAGTTTTGTAATGTGGGGAACTACAGTAATTATTGTTAACCCAGACACTGGTCTCTGATTTGATCAGCCTTGCTAGTCACAGGTGTCTccaccaaggttattatagttttgtgttttgatagatattttttttatttctattggttttaatattttttatttgaaattcAGTTTAGTTTCAGGAAGTTTTACTATTTactatttttatttagtttaatgTTGATAAAAACATTCATATTTCGTTTTTTCTATTATTTAGTTTCATTTGTAGCTTTAGTGTTAGGGACTAAATGTAGCCAATGCATGGGAGGTTAGGAGACATTTATGTATAGTGTTGTGGTTTTTGGGGATGTCACTTTTCTTGCAACTGTGGGGCAGTAATGCACAAGGTGATGGGGCAGGTCATAGGTTAGATTggatttaaaggtagactcagcgagatGACGTAGCTGCACAAAGTAAACAGTAGTAGCGTGTCAATAGCCACAACAACCAGGTATGTTGAAGTGCGAGGCTAAACTTCTCTGTTTGTTGACAAATGCAACAATTTAGTGGGGGAACGCGGCCGATATCTGCGTTGCTGCTGGTGGCAACAACATCTCGCTGAGTATACCTTTAAATGAAAGTCAGTCTCAATGTGACCTGTCAGATTCAGAAGCTATAAAACAACATTGAAAATACAGTTACATTTTCAgttacaaaacaaaaactgaacaTAATCATAATGGTTTCTATTATATTTTAGTTCGCTTTGGAGTCAAAGAAAATAGTTTCAGCATAGAATACATTTTTCAAACAGGtgtgtttattattttatttcagaaaatcactaAATAGTTTCTTCATTATTCATTTGTATTTACTATAATAACCTTATCCCCAACACCCTTACACTATCACCAACTATTTGGATGACTGTAAAAGTGAGGGAAATAGTGAAGAATGAATACTGACCTCTGGGGCTTCTCATCTGTGTTCTCGTTAGTTACAACATTGTCCCTGTTTGTAACAGAAGGGGAAACTGTGGGCGGAGAAGTGTTAGACTCAGCACTGGTTAGTGACGCTTGGTGAGTGGATGGAGCTTGTGTTGCTGTGAGAGGCAGAAATGATTAAGTAGCTTCAATAAACTGACTGTTGTATCATTAACATTGATATTATTAAAACCAGGCCATTGTGATGTTGATTGAAACTAATCACTATCATCCTTCTTATCTAATATGTGACATGCATTAAAATCCAATTCTTAGAAATTTCAGTATTAATGTCAAATATAAGTGGTCGATATGATGAAAAGTTGAATAAACAATGTTCATTTTCTTAATGATAATTAACATGAATGACCGGATAAACTCAAGAGAATGTGTTGTCCAGAGATTTCCACTTTGTTTCAGAAAAGGTATTTCAATGTTCCTTAATCTCTAACAGTACTGGATGAATAAAAAGAGAATCAGACTTGGTTATATGGGATTGCTCTGTACTTACTTGTGGTGCTCTGTGTTGtggttgattgattgacagtGATATGAACAGGCATCTGTAGTTTTCCCTTTTCGCACCAGTACCAGCCAGTGTTCTTCATCATCAATCCACTCATAGTCACCATTAAGACATAACCGTTGGTGGTTTCTCTATGCTCCTGCACTAACTTCACAAATGTTCCATCTAAAGCTCCAGAAAGTCCCACAACCACACAAGGGCCTCCCATCTTGCACCACTTCCCACTGCTTCCTTGTGAACTATAGTAACAGAGCACAGTGACACTCCCTCCTACAACTCCAGTCATCTGTTGTTGGTCCACATAGAGTTCTGGAGTACCTGAACACAATGATAGAGGCTGTGATTGGATGAGTCTGACAAAGAATACACCAATATATATATTGGCTACTACCTAGCCACTACCTAGTAAGTTGAAACACTGGTTCAGTCACTGATAGTATGTACAATAGATGTCAACTAGAGCATACAGTGTGTTTGATGATGAAACAGCAACTTGTGATTCTATCAAACACATAGTCTGTTTTGACCCAGGAGGTGCACATAGATGTTTGTAATCTGCCAGAATAATATCCTCTATGGATTTAATTTGGTGAAAATATGTATGACTGCTTTGTAGAGGGAATAGTAACACACTCATCAACGGAACAATTATGGTTCATTACTTTATGAGATATTACTGAGCACTACTGTTAATTCTGCTTTGATGGACACAGCAGTGTTTGGATCTCACCTGGAGGAACAGATATCTGCAATCTAGCCCCATCATCTGCCTTGCTATTCCTCTCCACAATACACCAGTAATAATCAGAATCACTAGGActaagaaatcaaatcaaatcaaatcaaatcaaatcaaatcaaatcaaataaatcaaatcaaatcaaatcaaatcaaattttatttgtcacatacacatggttagcagatgttaatgcgagtgtagcgaaatgcttgtgcttctagttccgacaatgcagtaataacaagtaatctaactaacaattccaaaactactgtcttgtacacagtgtaaggggataaagaatatgtacataaggatatatgaatgagtgatggtacagagcagtataggcaagatacagtagatggtatcgggtacagtatgtacaaatgagatgagtatgtaaacaaagtggcatagtatagtataaagtggctagtgatacatgtattacataaggataccgtcgatgatatagagtacagtatatacgtatgcatatgagatgaataatgtagggtaagtaacatttatataaggtagcattgtttaaagtggctagtgatatatttacatcatttcccatcaattcccattattaaagtggctggagttgagtcagtgtcagtgtgttggcagcagccactcagtgttagtggtggctgtttaacagtctgatggccttgagatagaagctgtttttcagtctctcggtcccagctttgatgcacctgtactgacctcgccttctggatgatagcggggtgaacaggcagtggctcgggtggttgatgtccttgatgatctttatggccttcctgtgacatcgggtggtgtaggtgtcctggagggcaggtagtttgcccccggtgatgcgttgtgcagacctcactaccctctggagagccttacggttgagggcggtgcagttgccataccaggcggtgatacagcccgccaggatgctctcgattgtgcatctgtagaagtttgtgagtgcttttggtgacaagccgaatttcttcagcctcctgaggttgaagaggcgctgctgcgccttcttcacgatgctgtctgtgtgagtggaccaattcagtttgtctgtgatgtgtatgccgaggaacttaaaacttgctaccctctccactactgttccatcgatgtggataggttgTCATGGACTTGGACTTGTCATGGACTTGTCATGGTCACAGTGAAGACTCGCTGGTTGATGTCATCAGAGATTGAGGTCTTTCCGCTGGTCTTTTGATGGTCAGTGCTTACTACAGTAGAGCAACCTAACCAATAATGTTCCCTACACCAGTATTTGGCATCGTTTCTATATCTCTGATTATAGAGACATGGGATGGTGATGGAGCCTCCCCTCTTTACAGACACATGACTCACTGTGGACACACTCTGTGCATCTGTAGACACAACAACAGAGAACACATTTAAATATTTACATTGTATCACGCTGCTCAAAGGTCCCATCAGATGATCAACCAAACAATTTGAcagacagtggggcaaaaaagtatttagtcagccaccatttgtgcaagttttcccacttgaaaagatgagagaggcctgtaattttcatcataggtacacgtcaactatgacagacaaaatgagaagaaaaatccagaaaatcacattgtaggattttttatgaatgtatttgcaaattatggtggaaaataagtatttggtcacctacaaacaagcaagatttctggctctcacagacctgtaacttcttttttaagagactcctctgtcctccactcgttacctgtattaatggcacctgtttgaacttgttatcagtataaaagacacctgtccacaacctcaaaaagTCACACtctaaactccactatggccaagaccaaagagatgtcaaaggacaccagaaacaaaattgtagacctgcaccaggctgggaagactgaatctgcaatttgtaagcagcttggtttgaagaaatcaactgtgggagcaattattaggaaatggaagacatacaagaccactgataatctccctcgatctggggctccacgcaagatctcaccccgtggggtcaaaatgatcacaagaacagtgagcaacaatcccagaaccacacggggggacctagtgaatgacgtgcagagagctgggaccaaagtaacaaagcctaccaccaGTAAcccactacgccgccagggagtcaaatcctgcagtgccagacgtgtccccctgcttaagccagtacatgtccaggcccatctgatgtttgctagagagcatttggattatccagaagaagattgggagaatgtcatatggtcagatgaaaccaaaatataactttttcataaaaactcaactcgttgtgtttggaggacaaagaatgctgagttgcatccaaagaacatgatacctactgtgaagcatgggagtggaaacatcatgctttggggctgtttttctgcaaagggaccaggacgactgatccgtgtaaaggaaagaatgaatggggccatgtatcgtgagattttgagtgaaaacctccttccatcagcaagggcattgaagatgaaacatggctgggtctttcagcatgacaatgatcccaaacacacagcccgggcaacaaaggagagGCTTCGTAAgaggcatttcaaggtcctggagtggcctagccagtctccagatctcaaccctatagaaaatctttggagggagttgaaagtccgtgttgcccagcaacagccccaaaacatcactgctctagaggagatctgcatggaggaatgggccaaaataccagcaacagtgtgtgaaaaccttgtgaaggattacagaaaacgtttgacctctgtcattgccaacaaagggtatataacaaagtattgagataaacttttgttattgaccaaatacttattttccaccataatttgcaaataaattcataaaaaaccctacaatgtgattatctgaATTTTCttttctccttttgtctgtcatagttgaagtgtacctatgatgaaaattataggcatctctcatctttttaagtgggagaacttgcacaattggtggctgactaaatactttttttgccccactgtaattctTGAAGTTGTGACTTTTGTTAAAACATTTGGCAAACTCTGGTTGTAACACCACGTGTttgtgacaacagacagtaattGATACATGTAAGTGCTGATGTTGTCATGCCAAAGTCCAGCTATGAGTACAGAGGCAGCAATTAAAGTAGCTTTGACATGGAAATTACTACACCCCTAAACTATGGAGACAATCTATGGTTTCAATTAACATTtctgtttaatacatttgtatataGTAAAACATTTGACTGAAATGTTCTTGATATCTACTGTAGTACATTGAATCCCACAAAAATGTTTGTGCAAAATAAGTTACAAGCACATTTGTTAAAATTGACATTGATAATAATATGTTAGTTCTCTTTTACTTGAAGTCTTACTTAAATGTGTTTCGCAACAATTAGAAATGTAGAACTGTTGAAAGGTATAACTGTTTCACAAGATAAATCATTAAAAACGGCACCTATCAACCACTGCCACCCTAATACTGAAATCCATAATGTGACCACAATGTCTATGGGCAAAGTAGACAGAACATTACAAGGGTTATGACTTTCAGCATGTATTCAGTCTCAGTGTCTGACTTGAAGGAACTAAGCCTAATAATATCAAACAACAAAATGTCTTCCCTCACTTACCTGAGAGTCCGGTGAGGAAGAAAAGGATGCGCAGGACAAGGAGGAGATGTGGAGCCATGAGTGGATGAGAGAGAACGACTCTGGTAGTATTTATGTTTGTACGGGCAAACTGCTGTGTCAGTGACCAAGGCACCCAGGCAACTGACAACTTCCTTATCCACATAGACATCACTTCTTCAACTTTCTTGTTTTAAAGACATAATGCAACCAGTGCCCTGTGCAAGACCTTGTGTGTTCACTGATGTTGAACAGTTGAAAACCTGACCAAAGCTGAAATGGTCAAAATATTGTAAAAAGTCTGCTAATACATACAGCATGCTTGTTTATATGATGATTATTTGTAGTTTATTCCCCATCCTCAATACACTGATAATCTAATGTATTAAACTCCTGAGTCCTGTGTTGGTCTGTTCCTGAGCTACGAATGCAGCCTTCACTGGTGTTACTGCTAAGAAGAACCTGTCAATATTACTGATCCATATTCTCACAGATCTTTATTAATGGTGTATGTCATATTGCTTGATTCAACCCATTACATCCTTGAAATAGCCATCAAATGAGTTACAATGGTACAGATATATGTCAAATGTAATTTATGTATatgtaaaaaaaatttaaaaaaaatatctgtaCCATTGTGGTGCATTTTCTGTCCTCAGGAAAAATCGGTGTCTATTTAAAGCCTTTTGGAATCCACATTTTACACTGTTTAACactggatcagtcgtcctggtccctttgcagaaaaacagccccaaagcatgtttccacccccatgcttcacagtaggtatggtgcaCAATCGTGGATTGACTTGAAAACCAAAAGAAGAATCTTAAAATGAAAATCGAAAAttcacaggcagccagtgcagagacttTAAAACCTGGGTGTGCTCTCCCTCTAGGCTTGGTCAGTGCccatgctgcagcattctgtatgttttgcagttgccCAATGGCtgtcttgggtagaccagacacgagagcattacagtagtaaAGCCTGCTTTTAATAAATGCAcggatgagtctctctgtatcagcctgagataGAAACATCCGCACCTTTGCAATGTTCCTCAGTTAGTAAAAAGCTACTTTGGTCAAATTCCTAATGTGTATTTCGAAATTTAGTTCGGAATCTAAAATGACACCTAAGTTTTAgacctggtgttttatctttattgctctgaataaaaatgtgcggccagattctctctctgtgctttggcaCCAATAATAAGTACCACGGTCTTGTCGTGATTTAGCTGGAGAAAGTTGTGAGAAATCCAAATATTTAATCCCTAATACAATCTAATAATTTATTTGTGGagctaaaatcctctggtgacacagAAACGTAAAGTTGTGTATCGCCTGcgtagcagtgaaaatcaatgTTGTGCTTTCTGATGACACTGCCAAGGAGTAACATACAGCgcattcgcaaagtattcagaacccttcactttttccacattttgttacgttacaaccttattctaaaacggattgaattatttttttcctcatcaatctacacacaatatcccataatgaaaaagtgaaaacagttttttttagcaaatgtattatgtaagaattcagaccctttgctatgagactcgaaattgagctcaggtgcctcccgttttcattgatcatccttgagatgtttctacaattgattggagttcacctgtggtcaattaaattgattggacatgatttggaaaggcacacacctgtctatataagctcccacagttgacagtgcatttcagagtaaaaaccaagccatgaggtctaaagaattgtccatagagctcagagacaggattgtgtcgataaacagatctggggaaggttactaaaaatgtctgcagaattgaagatccccaagaacacagtggcttccatcattcttaaattgaagaagtttggaaaccactaagactcttcctagatctggctgcccggccaaactaagcaatcggtggagaagggccttggtcagggagaagagtactctgacagagctccatggttcctctgtggagatgagagaaccttccagaaggacaaccctctatgcagcactccaccaatcggtactttatggtagagtggccagacggaagccactcctgagtaaatggcacatgacagcccgcttggagtttgccaaaaggcacctaaaggaccctGACCATGAAAattcaagattctctggtctaataaaaccaagatggaactctctggcctgaatgtcaagtgtcacgtctggagggaaCCAGGCATCATACCTATGATGAAGCaagttggtggcagcatcatgctgtggggatgttttcagcggcagggac from Oncorhynchus mykiss isolate Arlee chromosome 1, USDA_OmykA_1.1, whole genome shotgun sequence includes:
- the LOC110528794 gene encoding polymeric immunoglobulin receptor-like isoform X5, with translation MAPHLLLVLRILFFLTGVSDTQSVSTVSHVSVKQGGSITIPCLYNQRYRNNVKYGCRGYNWFGCSTVVRTDHPKTSGKTSVSDDINQRVFTVTMTSLSLSDSDYYWCIVERKSKADDGDRLQISVTPGTPELYVDQQQMTGVVGGSVTVLCYYSSQGSSGKWCKMGGPCVVVGLSGALDGTFVKLVQEHRETTNGYVLMVTMSGLMMKNTGWYWCEKGKLQMPVHITVNQSTTTQSTTISPSVTNRDNVVTNENTDEKPQSLLEVLFIPLSLLVVLIAVTLVTLKMLRKHKDKKAKDQPANTSVQPADPEKDITYSTVSYIRGTAKQDLNPERHGDLYSTVIPMQHRTAQRAAEPDDVVYSTVAQHQRYSRSQRTRRDVGGNTG
- the LOC110528794 gene encoding polymeric immunoglobulin receptor-like isoform X1, with product MAPHLLLVLRILFFLTGVSDTQSVSTVSHVSVKQGGSITIPCLYNQRYRNNVKYGCRGYNWFGCSTVVRTDHPKTSGKTSVSDDINQRVFTVTMTSLSLSDSDYYWCIVERKSKADDGDRLQISVTPGTPELYVDQQQMTGVVGGSVTVLCYYSSQGSSGKWCKMGGPCVVVGLSGALDGTFVKLVQEHRETTNGYVLMVTMSGLMMKNTGWYWCEKGKLQMPVHITVNQSTTTQSTTTTQAPSTHQASLTSAESNTSPPTVSPSVTNRDNVVTNENTDEKPQSLLEVLFIPLSLLVVLIAVTLVTLKMLRKHKDKKAKDQPANTSVQPADPEKDITYSTVSYIRGTAKQDLNPERHGDLYSTVIPMQHRTAQRAAEPDDVVYSTVAQHQRYSRSQRTRRDVGGNTG
- the LOC110528794 gene encoding polymeric immunoglobulin receptor-like isoform X6, which produces MAPHLLLVLRILFFLTGVSDTQSVSTVSHVSVKQGGSITIPCLYNQRYRNNVKYGCRGYNWFGCSTVVRTDHPKTSGKTSVSDDINQRVFTVTMTSLSLSDSDYYWCIVERKSKADDGDRLQISVTPGTPELYVDQQQMTGVVGGSVTVLCYYSSQGSSGKWCKMGGPCVVVGLSGALDGTFVKLVQEHRETTNGYVLMVTMSGLMMKNTGWYWCEKGKLQMPVHITVNQSTTTQSTTISPSVTNRDNVVTNENTDEKPQSLLEVLFIPLSLLVVLIAVTLVTLKMLRKHKDKKAKDQPANTSVPADPEKDITYSTVSYIRGTAKQDLNPERHGDLYSTVIPMQHRTAQRAAEPDDVVYSTVAQHQRYSRSQRTRRDVGGNTG
- the LOC110528794 gene encoding polymeric immunoglobulin receptor-like isoform X4, with amino-acid sequence MAPHLLLVLRILFFLTGVSDTQSVSTVSHVSVKQGGSITIPCLYNQRYRNNVKYGCRGYNWFGCSTVVRTDHPKTSGKTSVSDDINQRVFTVTMTSLSLSDSDYYWCIVERKSKADDGDRLQISVTPGTPELYVDQQQMTGVVGGSVTVLCYYSSQGSSGKWCKMGGPCVVVGLSGALDGTFVKLVQEHRETTNGYVLMVTMSGLMMKNTGWYWCEKGKLQMPVHITVNQSTTTQSTTTTQAPSTHQASLTSAESNTSPPTVSPSVTNRDNVVTNENTDEKPQSLLEVLFIPLSLLVVLIAVTLVTLKMLRKHKDKKAKDQPANTSVPADPEKDITYSTDLNPERHGDLYSTVIPMQHRTAQRAAEPDDVVYSTVAQHQRYSRSQRTRRDVGGNTG
- the LOC110528794 gene encoding polymeric immunoglobulin receptor-like isoform X3, which codes for MAPHLLLVLRILFFLTGVSDTQSVSTVSHVSVKQGGSITIPCLYNQRYRNNVKYGCRGYNWFGCSTVVRTDHPKTSGKTSVSDDINQRVFTVTMTSLSLSDSDYYWCIVERKSKADDGDRLQISVTPGTPELYVDQQQMTGVVGGSVTVLCYYSSQGSSGKWCKMGGPCVVVGLSGALDGTFVKLVQEHRETTNGYVLMVTMSGLMMKNTGWYWCEKGKLQMPVHITVNQSTTTQSTTTTQAPSTHQASLTSAESNTSPPTVSPSVTNRDNVVTNENTDEKPQSLLEVLFIPLSLLVVLIAVTLVTLKMLRKHKDKKAKDQPANTSVQPADPEKDITYSTDLNPERHGDLYSTVIPMQHRTAQRAAEPDDVVYSTVAQHQRYSRSQRTRRDVGGNTG
- the LOC110528794 gene encoding polymeric immunoglobulin receptor-like isoform X2, coding for MAPHLLLVLRILFFLTGVSDTQSVSTVSHVSVKQGGSITIPCLYNQRYRNNVKYGCRGYNWFGCSTVVRTDHPKTSGKTSVSDDINQRVFTVTMTSLSLSDSDYYWCIVERKSKADDGDRLQISVTPGTPELYVDQQQMTGVVGGSVTVLCYYSSQGSSGKWCKMGGPCVVVGLSGALDGTFVKLVQEHRETTNGYVLMVTMSGLMMKNTGWYWCEKGKLQMPVHITVNQSTTTQSTTTTQAPSTHQASLTSAESNTSPPTVSPSVTNRDNVVTNENTDEKPQSLLEVLFIPLSLLVVLIAVTLVTLKMLRKHKDKKAKDQPANTSVPADPEKDITYSTVSYIRGTAKQDLNPERHGDLYSTVIPMQHRTAQRAAEPDDVVYSTVAQHQRYSRSQRTRRDVGGNTG